Proteins encoded within one genomic window of bacterium:
- the gatC gene encoding Asp-tRNA(Asn)/Glu-tRNA(Gln) amidotransferase subunit GatC → MIDDRTVAQVARLSRLELSEEERERFRAQLGGILEHFQSLLALELPDEAPAAHAPEVANVLRDDTVRPSLPRDEVLANAPVSEDGYVVVPPVIEGE, encoded by the coding sequence ATGATCGATGACCGCACGGTGGCCCAGGTGGCACGCCTGAGCCGGCTCGAGTTGAGCGAGGAGGAGCGGGAGCGGTTCCGCGCGCAGCTCGGCGGCATCCTTGAACATTTCCAGAGCCTGCTGGCGCTCGAGCTGCCCGACGAGGCGCCGGCCGCGCACGCACCGGAGGTCGCGAACGTCCTGCGCGACGATACGGTCAGGCCGTCCCTGCCGCGTGACGAGGTCCTCGCGAATGCGCCGGTGTCCGAGGACGGGTACGTCGTCGTCCCGCCCGTCATCGAGGGAGAGTAG
- the gatA gene encoding Asp-tRNA(Asn)/Glu-tRNA(Gln) amidotransferase subunit GatA, producing the protein MAPSSPAPTSLADCTAWELRRYYAGGQASPSEAARAVLDRITAVDPTLHAYLYVDRDAVLRDAARWDGRAGRAGAPPLAGIPLALKDNICTRGWPTTAGSRILEGFRPPYDATVTTRLRDAGAVLLGKTNCDEFAMGSSTENSGFGPTRNPWDPTRVPGGSSGGSAAAVAAGAATLALGSDTGGSIREPGAFCGVVALKPTYGRVSRYGLIAFASSLDQIGPFARDVRDAALLLGVIAGQDPEDSTSAPAPVPAYAATLTGEVRGLRIGVVREFFGEGLAPAVAESVRAAAGVLAGLGAVCDEVSLPHAAYALPAYYIIAPAEASSNLARYAGVQYGHRTAKADDLYTLYARTRREGFGAEVKRRIMLGTFALSAGYYDAYYLRAQRVRAVVRREFASALERFDLLLGPVTPTPAFRLGEKVEDPVQMYLSDVYTIPVNLAGVPGISVPCGFADGLPVGLQLIGRAFDEGTVLNAAFAYEQATPHHLARPPLAAAVPPRETGAARFGERAGA; encoded by the coding sequence GTGGCGCCGTCCTCGCCGGCCCCGACGTCGCTCGCCGACTGCACCGCGTGGGAGCTACGGCGTTACTACGCGGGCGGCCAGGCGTCACCGTCCGAGGCGGCGCGCGCGGTCCTCGACCGGATCACCGCGGTGGACCCGACGCTGCACGCCTATCTCTACGTCGACCGCGACGCGGTGTTGCGCGATGCCGCGCGCTGGGACGGGCGCGCCGGGCGGGCCGGCGCGCCGCCCCTCGCCGGTATTCCGCTCGCGCTCAAGGACAACATTTGCACGCGAGGCTGGCCGACCACGGCGGGCTCGCGGATTCTGGAAGGGTTCCGCCCGCCCTATGACGCCACGGTGACCACGCGGCTGCGCGACGCCGGTGCCGTCCTGCTCGGCAAGACAAACTGCGATGAATTCGCCATGGGCAGCAGCACGGAGAACTCCGGATTCGGGCCGACCCGCAATCCGTGGGATCCCACGCGGGTGCCCGGCGGTTCGAGCGGCGGCTCCGCGGCGGCGGTGGCGGCGGGCGCGGCCACTCTCGCGTTGGGCAGCGATACCGGCGGCAGCATTCGTGAGCCCGGCGCGTTCTGCGGAGTCGTGGCGCTCAAGCCGACGTACGGCCGCGTCTCGCGCTACGGCCTGATCGCCTTCGCGTCGTCGCTCGACCAAATCGGCCCGTTCGCCCGGGACGTGCGCGACGCGGCGCTGCTGCTCGGCGTGATCGCGGGGCAGGATCCGGAGGATTCGACATCGGCGCCGGCGCCGGTGCCGGCCTACGCGGCGACGCTGACCGGCGAGGTGCGCGGTCTGCGGATCGGGGTGGTCAGGGAGTTCTTCGGTGAGGGGCTCGCGCCGGCGGTCGCCGAATCGGTCCGGGCCGCGGCCGGCGTGCTGGCCGGCCTGGGGGCGGTATGCGACGAGGTCTCGCTGCCGCACGCCGCGTACGCGCTGCCGGCGTACTACATCATCGCGCCTGCGGAAGCGAGCAGCAACCTCGCGCGCTACGCGGGTGTCCAGTACGGTCACCGCACCGCGAAGGCGGACGACCTCTACACGCTCTACGCGCGCACCCGCCGGGAGGGCTTCGGGGCGGAGGTCAAGCGGCGGATCATGCTCGGCACGTTCGCCCTCTCCGCCGGGTACTACGACGCGTACTACCTGCGCGCCCAGCGCGTCCGCGCGGTGGTCCGCCGGGAGTTCGCCTCGGCGCTCGAGCGGTTCGATCTGCTGCTGGGGCCGGTCACGCCGACCCCGGCGTTCCGGCTCGGCGAGAAGGTCGAAGATCCGGTGCAGATGTACCTGTCCGACGTCTACACGATTCCGGTCAATCTCGCCGGCGTCCCGGGGATCTCGGTGCCGTGCGGGTTCGCGGACGGGCTGCCGGTCGGGCTGCAGCTGATCGGCCGCGCGTTCGACGAAGGGACGGTGCTCAACGCCGCGTTCGCCTACGAGCAGGCCACCCCGCATCACCTGGCGCGGCCGCCGCTCGCGGCGGCAGTGCCCCCCCGCGAAACCGGGGCCGCGCGCTTCGGGGAGCGCGCCGGGGCATGA
- the gatB gene encoding Asp-tRNA(Asn)/Glu-tRNA(Gln) amidotransferase subunit GatB, whose translation MTHETVIGLEVHVQLETASKMFCGCAVEFGAPPNTRTCPVCLGLPGSLPVLNRRAVDLGLRTAVVLDCRVQPESRFHRKNYYYPDLPKNYQISQYQYAGHPPLATDGRLTLEADGASRPVRIRRVHLEEDTGKLLHAEGRSLVDYNRAGTPLMEVVSEPDLRSPEEARMFLAQLRAALQYAGVTTGRMEEGTLRCDANLSLRAPGGPHGTRTEVKNMNSLRSVERALRFEEARQLELLARGEPVLQETRHWDEHRGVTFSSREKEEAQDYRYFPEPDLVPLLIDEAWIARVRAALPELPEARRRRYAETFALPEHDARLLVATRAMAEFFEETVRRCPQPKAVANWLVGDVAAYLNAAGRELEDVPLTPQAFAELLQLLDRGTLSGRLAKDVLDEMLRTGRTAGEIVAERGLVQISDEGALAEMVDGVIAEHPGPVRDVRAGKDRAVAFLVGQVMKRSRGRANPEVVNRLLRARLNAP comes from the coding sequence ATGACCCACGAGACCGTCATCGGCCTCGAAGTGCACGTGCAGCTCGAGACCGCGAGCAAGATGTTCTGCGGCTGCGCGGTCGAGTTCGGCGCCCCCCCCAACACGCGGACGTGCCCGGTGTGTCTCGGGCTGCCGGGCTCGCTCCCGGTCCTCAACCGCCGGGCGGTCGACCTCGGCCTGCGGACGGCGGTCGTCCTCGACTGCCGGGTTCAACCGGAGAGCCGGTTTCACCGCAAGAACTACTACTATCCCGACCTGCCCAAGAACTACCAGATCTCGCAGTACCAGTACGCGGGGCACCCGCCGCTGGCGACCGACGGCCGGCTGACGCTCGAGGCGGACGGGGCGTCCCGGCCCGTCCGCATCCGCCGCGTGCACCTCGAGGAAGACACCGGCAAGCTGCTCCACGCCGAGGGCCGCAGCCTGGTCGACTACAACCGCGCCGGCACTCCGCTCATGGAAGTGGTGAGCGAGCCGGACCTGCGCTCGCCGGAAGAAGCGCGGATGTTTCTCGCCCAGCTGCGCGCGGCCCTCCAGTACGCGGGCGTCACCACCGGCCGGATGGAAGAAGGCACGCTGCGCTGCGACGCCAACCTCTCGCTGCGCGCTCCGGGGGGGCCGCACGGCACGCGCACCGAGGTGAAGAACATGAATTCGCTGCGCTCGGTGGAGCGGGCCCTCCGGTTCGAGGAGGCCCGCCAGCTCGAGCTGCTTGCGCGCGGCGAGCCGGTCCTCCAGGAAACCCGGCACTGGGACGAACACCGCGGGGTGACCTTTTCCTCCCGCGAGAAAGAGGAGGCGCAGGACTACCGGTATTTCCCCGAGCCGGACCTCGTCCCGCTGCTGATCGACGAGGCGTGGATCGCGCGGGTGCGCGCCGCGCTGCCCGAGCTGCCGGAGGCGCGGCGCCGGCGCTACGCCGAGACCTTCGCGCTGCCCGAGCACGACGCGCGGCTGCTGGTGGCGACGCGGGCCATGGCGGAGTTCTTCGAAGAGACCGTGCGGCGGTGCCCCCAGCCGAAGGCCGTGGCCAACTGGCTCGTCGGGGACGTCGCGGCCTACCTCAACGCCGCGGGGCGGGAGCTCGAGGACGTGCCGCTCACGCCCCAGGCGTTCGCCGAGCTGCTCCAACTGCTCGATCGGGGAACGCTGAGCGGGCGTCTCGCCAAGGACGTCCTCGACGAGATGCTGCGAACCGGCCGGACCGCCGGGGAGATCGTCGCGGAACGGGGGCTCGTGCAAATCAGCGATGAGGGGGCGCTCGCCGAAATGGTGGACGGCGTGATCGCCGAGCATCCCGGCCCGGTCCGGGACGTGCGCGCGGGGAAGGACAGGGCGGTCGCCTTTCTCGTCGGCCAGGTGATGAAGCGGAGCCGCGGGCGGGCGAATCCCGAAGTGGTCAACCGGCTGCTCCGGGCGCGCTTGAACGCGCCCTGA